From one Acidobacteriota bacterium genomic stretch:
- the hemE gene encoding uroporphyrinogen decarboxylase — translation MSRSERFLQACRGEAADCTPVWFMRQAGRYMKAYQEIRARYPLMEMFRTPGLAAEVTLQPVRAFPIDAAIIFADILLPLEGMGIGFEFVESRGPVIARPVRSAADIEALRVADPEEDLGYVLEAVRQVRAEIDGKVPLIGFAGAPFTLAGYAIEGGGSPNHLLTKRVMYEQPEAWNLLMDKMVRTLVPFLKAQVRAGAQVVQLFDSWVGCLDPSDYARHVLPHTRRIFRELRAEGIVTIHFGTGTAGLLPFMAEAGGDVLGVDWRLPLGEAWRKAGPGVRIQGNLDPAALLAPREVLVRKAVEVLDSAAGRPGHIYNLGHGILPGTPEDSVRALADLVHERSAGLSRTQPSEAT, via the coding sequence ATGAGCCGAAGCGAGCGTTTCTTGCAGGCCTGCCGAGGGGAGGCCGCCGACTGCACCCCGGTCTGGTTCATGCGTCAGGCCGGCAGGTACATGAAGGCGTACCAGGAGATCCGTGCCCGATACCCGCTGATGGAGATGTTCCGCACCCCCGGGCTCGCGGCCGAGGTCACCCTGCAGCCGGTCCGCGCCTTCCCGATCGACGCCGCCATCATCTTCGCCGACATTCTCCTCCCCCTGGAGGGGATGGGGATCGGGTTCGAGTTCGTCGAAAGCCGGGGGCCCGTGATTGCCCGGCCGGTGCGGAGCGCTGCGGACATCGAGGCGCTCCGGGTGGCCGATCCCGAGGAAGACCTGGGTTACGTGCTCGAGGCCGTGCGCCAGGTGAGGGCCGAGATCGACGGGAAGGTCCCGCTCATCGGCTTTGCCGGCGCCCCGTTCACCCTGGCCGGGTATGCGATCGAGGGGGGGGGGTCCCCCAACCATCTGCTGACGAAAAGGGTGATGTACGAGCAGCCGGAGGCCTGGAACCTCCTGATGGACAAGATGGTCCGGACCCTGGTCCCCTTCCTGAAGGCGCAGGTGCGGGCGGGAGCCCAGGTGGTGCAGCTGTTCGATTCCTGGGTGGGGTGTCTCGACCCGTCAGACTACGCGCGCCACGTACTGCCTCACACCCGGAGGATCTTCCGGGAACTGCGTGCGGAGGGCATAGTGACCATCCATTTCGGGACCGGGACCGCGGGGCTGCTCCCGTTCATGGCCGAGGCGGGGGGGGACGTCCTTGGAGTGGACTGGCGGCTTCCGCTCGGGGAGGCGTGGCGGAAAGCGGGACCCGGGGTGCGCATCCAGGGGAACCTCGACCCGGCGGCGCTGCTGGCCCCCCGGGAGGTCCTCGTCCGGAAAGCGGTGGAGGTGCTCGATTCCGCCGCCGGCCGGCCCGGCCACATCTACAACCTCGGGCACGGAATCCTCCCCGGGACGCCCGAGGATTCGGTGCGGGCCCTGGCGGACCTGGTGCACGAGCGTTCCGCGGGCCTCAGTCGAACACAACCGTCTGAAGCGACGTGA